One part of the Vicia villosa cultivar HV-30 ecotype Madison, WI linkage group LG6, Vvil1.0, whole genome shotgun sequence genome encodes these proteins:
- the LOC131613378 gene encoding uncharacterized protein LOC131613378 encodes MNTNIKIILWNCRGAAGKDFFRYSKYYTDVYKPEIFVCMETRCDPKNLHNPLKKLAFCHFFSVDNVGYAGGIIVACKDEKFKVTLCSNDEQWIHLRIVNEDGVNWKLTAVYASPYEQKRKLMWDALKIIASTDISPWIVAGDFNDIASANEKRGGSQVLSRKCNIFRSNMEECNLHDLGSSGPKFTWRGEYIVEAKGFLNGWIGHLEIKPGDCCSLMVMSRC; translated from the coding sequence atgaaTACAAACATTAAAATTATATTGTGGAATTGTAGAGGAGCTGCGGGGAAGGACTTTTTCAGATATAGCAAATATTATACTGATGTGTACAAACCTGAAATTTTTGTATGCATGGAAACTAGGTGCGATCCAAAGAATCTTCATAATCCTTTGAAGAAGTTGGCCTTCTGCCATTTCTTTTCAGTGGACAATGTGGGGTATGCGGGTGGTATTATAGTGGCATGTAAAGATGAGAAGTTTAAAGTGACCTTGTGTTCAAATGATGAGCAGTGGATACACTTAAGAATTGTTAACGAAGATGGGGTTAATTGGAAGCTCACTGCGGTGTATGCTAGCCCGTATGAGCAGAAGAGAAAACTGATGTGGGATGCCTTGAAGATAATAGCTAGCACTGACATATCTCCGTGGATTGTTGCTGGCGATTTCAATGATATAGCATCTGCTAATGAGAAGAGAGGAGGTAGTCAGGTGTTGAGTAGAAAATGCAATATTTTCCGTAGTAACATGGAGGAATGCAACCTTCATGATTTGGGATCTAGTGGACCTAAATTTACTTGGAGGGGGGAATATATCGTGGAGGCCAAAGGATTTTTGAACGGCTGGATAGGGCACTTGGAAATTAAGCCTGGAGATTGTTGTTCCCTAATGGTCATGTCAAGGTGCTGA
- the LOC131611344 gene encoding F-box/FBD/LRR-repeat protein At4g00160-like, which translates to MSKRKRLPASISTGDRISDLPDSILSHILSFLSTKLAVKTSILSKRWKPIWLSVPTFDMFRLFPDHVLDSVMQSRDPKLPILLFRLKCSEPENFDSLISSATQRGVQTLDLNPMCVPLKTKTLSDILNCKTLTVLKLTNIYINDEEVPQVNVSSIKTLHLDTVHFGRSEKHIISFFLAFPVVEELQWQTDEQFVFFGRKFIPQTGGTINCFPNLLRANISDIDLISFFSHSRALLLNVKQKPQLEIVQIPMFYNLTQMELVFNVQERWGAKWEWILKMLQQSPNLQHLIIHEERENENGINDKKWEDPKIVPECVSSRLRTCLFRSCRGTKSEVKFAEYVMRNSKVLGTMTIHCFAFIGINKMDEILQKLSVCPKSCKLIFD; encoded by the exons ATGTCCAAGCGAAAGCGATTGCCGGCGTCGATTTCAACCGGAGATAGGATTAGCGACCTTCCAGACTCAATTCTGTCTCAcattctctcttttctttcaacCAAATTAGCCGTCAAAACAAGCATCCTCTCCAAGAGATGGAAACCAATATGGCTTTCTGTCCCCACTTTCGATATGTTTCGTTTATTCCCCGATCATGTTCTTGACTCAGTCATGCAATCTCGTGATCCCAAATTACCAATACTATTATTCCGCCTCAAGTGTTCCGAACCCGAAAACTTCGACAGTCTTATCAGTTCAGCAACACAAAGAGGTGTTCAAACCCTAGATCTTAACCCGATGTGTGTGCCTTTAAAGACGAAAACTCTTTCCGACATACTAAATTGTAAGACTCTCACGGTTCTCAAGTTGACAAACATATACATTAACGACGAAGAGGTTCCTCAAGTCAATGTTTCTTCGATCAAAACTCTTCATTTGGATACTGTCCATTTCGGCCGATCTGAGAAACATATAATCAGCTTTTTCTTAGCCTTTCCCGTTGTAGAGGAATTGCAATGGCAAACAGATGAACAATTTGTATTTTTTGGGAGGAAATTTATTCCACAAACAGGAGGGACTATTAACTGTTTTCCAAACTTGCTGAGAGCTAATATTTCTGACATTGATCTTATTTCTTTCTTCTCCCATTCTAGGGCACTACTTCTCAATGTAAAGCAG AAACCGCAACTCGAGATTGTCCAAATCCCCATGTTTTACAATCTAACTCAAATGGAGCTAGTTTTTAACGTTCAAGAAAGATGGGGGGCCAAGTGGGAGTGGATACTAAAAATGCTTCAACAGAGTCCCAATCTTCAACATCTTATCATTCACGAG GAAAGAGAAAATGAAAATGGAATCAATGACAAGAAATGGGAGGACCCGAAGATTGTTCCGGAATGTGTTTCATCTCGGCTCAGAACTTGTTTGTTTAGAAGTTGTAGAGGCACAAAGAGTGAGGTTAAATTTGCAGAATATGTTATGAGGAATTCAAAAGTATTAGGTACCATGACAATTCATTGCTTCGCTTTTATAGGTATAAACAAAATGGATGAAATATTACAGAAATTATCAGTTTGTCCAAAGAGTTGTAAACTTATATTTGATTGA
- the LOC131611343 gene encoding enoyl-CoA delta isomerase 1, peroxisomal-like — translation MCTLEKKGNIFILTLTGTTDHLLNPTLLTSIKSALHRVRQEATTSSALITTAHGKFFCNGYDIDWAQSITDRIVLIDDLLRSVISDLLTLPMPTIAAVTGHACAAGYILALAHDYVLMRSDRGFLYMSELDIDHVLPEYFIAIVEAKVGDAVARRRIVMQAEKLGAKEAVRLGIIDSAHDSAEETVKAAVSLGGDLVKRGWNGHVYADNRKKFLSNVIRAVEDKSERAIESKL, via the coding sequence atgtgTACCTTAGAAAAGAAAGGCAACATCTTCATCCTAACACTAACCGGAACCACCGACCACCTCCTCAACCCCACACTTCTCACCTCCATCAAATCCGCCCTCCACCGCGTCCGTCAAGAAGCCACCACTTCCTCCGCTCTCATAACCACCGCACACGGAAAATTCTTCTGCAACGGCTACGACATCGACTGGGCACAATCCATCACCGACCGCATAGTCCTCATCGACGATCTCCTCCGTTCCGTCATCTCCGATCTACTAACTCTCCCCATGCCTACTATCGCCGCTGTCACCGGTCACGCTTGCGCCGCCGGTTACATCCTCGCACTCGCTCACGACTACGTCTTGATGCGATCGGATAGAGGCTTTCTCTACATGAGTGAGCTTGACATCGATCATGTTCTTCCGGAATACTTTATCGCTATTGTTGAGGCTAAAGTTGGTGACGCGGTGGCTCGTCGGAGGATCGTGATGCAGGCGGAGAAGTTAGGTGCTAAGGAGGCGGTGAGGTTGGGGATTATCGACTCGGCGCATGATAGCGCGGAGGAGACGGTTAAGGCGGCGGTTAGTTTGGGCGGGGATTTGGTGAAGCGTGGATGGAATGGACACGTGTATGCTGATAATAGGAAGAAGTTTTTGAGTAACGTGATTCGGGCCGTTGAAGATAAAAGTGAGAGAGCCATTGAGTCCAAGCTTTAG